The Vigna unguiculata cultivar IT97K-499-35 chromosome 6, ASM411807v1, whole genome shotgun sequence genome contains a region encoding:
- the LOC114186946 gene encoding uncharacterized protein LOC114186946 yields the protein MTELHSQDNAPVVADSPRVSRDQKFGYSSTEEFRVRVSSDGNASSTIDRLTEENDGDRFPGSNSGSLLSEFDEYVAAERHVSRDLGLGFEVGDMVWGKVKSHPWWPGHVYNEAFASPSVRRLKREGHVLVAFFGDSSYGWFEPVELIPFDANFAEKSQQTNSRTFLRAVEEAVDEACRRRGLGLSCRCRNADNFRPINVEGYFCVDVEDYEPGGLYSEGQIRKARDRFKPSETLAFVKQLAISPHDGGRGSIGFINNKATLSAYRKAVFEQFDETYAQAFGVQPVRTTHSPNNKIDQPGIVRHTPRAPLSGPLVIAEALGGENSKSVEFKEALKKDKYLLKRRDDPNNSVQSVYTEDKSNAANSYLFQKRGLAVPLTLHNLEKKEDTGFVSHDVAASTSDAKEDLMGQVQADKCGLTSLSIFSDAKALLNKGKESSDEVTLSFELDNASSKSMVRSDLSGESVVPSTVDDMCQPSDPENKVVYAIHDGNAKLSRQREDFNQTEQGLMINAGGLNNMHQVKSENNVYGSPVEAKHHKISVVKKIKGLKRPADELNSEASAVGQEKKKKKKKTDLNLHPTLGFPERNSTFGKSVSVKSTGKAVSVGLASKDDLTAEQVKVDVNADNSMPMDTIGNSSLALPQLLGDLQALALNPFHGIERKIPGAVQLFFLRFRSLVYRKSLFVSPPTEIETPEIRLTKSPTSLRTSDSPDEYVKASPIVKPVKHVIRPAEPTKAGRKRAPSDRQEEIAAKRLKKIKDIKALASEKAVTNQKTSDARREDGMESFSQAPSKVVKPDTMKKVNTPAKAVEPTMLMIKFPPETTLPSIPELKARFARFGPMDPSGFRQFWNSSTCRVVFLHKADAQAAYKYSFGNQSLFGSAGVRCFLREFGDPAPEVSEAAKGKVDDGGSDIARVKDPPVVHRLASASSMQPLPQPIQLKSCLKKSTGDESGVITGNGSSSKGNSRVKFMLGGEESSKGDQIMVGNRNKFNNASFADAVATDFNSKNVQKMTLQPPLPILPLPTQFSKPPQHNLRNSELAMAPRISPNFINVTASATASTVDISQQMIHLLTRCSDVVTNLSGLLGYVPYHPL from the exons ATGACCGAATTGCACTCTCAAGATAATGCGCCGGTTGTTGCGGATTCTCCTAGGGTTTCGCGAGATCAGAAATTCGGCTACTCTTCAACGGAAgagtttagggttagggtttcatccGACGGAAACGCATCGTCTACCATCGATAGATTGACGGAGGAAAATGACGGCGATAGATTTCCCGGTTCCAATAGCGGATCTCTGTTATCGGAATTCGACGAGTACGTGGCAGCTGAGAGGCACGTGTCGCGGGATCTAGGGCTTGGGTTCGAGGTTGGTGACATGGTGTGGGGGAAGGTGAAGTCTCATCCGTGGTGGCCTGGGCACGTATACAACGAAGCGTTTGCGTCCCCGTCGGTGCGTCGCTTGAAGCGGGAGGGGCATGTGTTGGTGGCGTTCTTCGGCGATAGCAGCTACGGCTGGTTCGAACCGGTGGAGCTTATTCCGTTCGACGCCAATTTCGCTGAGAAATCGCAGCAGACGAATTCGAGGACGTTTCTGAGGGCCGTGGAGGAGGCGGTTGATGAGGCCTGCAGGAGGCGTGGGCTTGGGTTATCTTGTAGGTGTAGGAATGCTGATAATTTTAGACCCATAAATGTTGAAGGGTATTTTTGTGTTGATGTGGAAGATTACGAGCCTGGAGGGTTGTATTCTGAGGGCCAGATTAGGAAGGCGAGGGATAGGTTTAAACCGAGTGAGACCCTCGCATTTGTGAAACAATTGGCGATATCTCCACATGATGGTGGCCGCGGAAGCATTGGATTCATTAACAATAAGGCTACCCTTTCGGCTTATCGGAAGGCGGTGTTTGAGCAGTTTGATGAGACTTATGCCCAGGCTTTTGGTGTACAGCCCGTGCGCACCACTCATTCTCCGAATAATAAAATCGATCAGCCTGGGATTGTTAGGCACACTCCTAGAg cTCCTTTGAGTGGTCCACTGGTGATTGCAGAGGCTTTGGGTGGTGAGAATAGCAAATCTGTTGAATTTAAGGAGGCTTTGAAGAAAGATAAATACCTTCTTAAGCGAAGAGATGATCCAAATAATTCTGTCCAATCAGTCTACACGGAGGACAAATCTAATGCAGCAAATAGTTATCTATTCCAGAAGAGGGGTCTAGCTGTTCCTTTGACACttcataatttagaaaaaaaagaagacacTGGATTTGTCAGTCATGATGTTGCAGCTTCAACTTCAGATGCCAAAGAAGATTTGATGGGTCAGGTTCAAGCAGATAAATGTGGTCTTACATCCCTTTCCATTTTCTCAGACGCAAAGGCTCTTCTCAACAAGGGAAAGGAATCATCTGACGAAGTAACGCTGAGCTTTGAACTGGATAATGCTTCAAGTAAAAGCATGGTTAGGTCTGATTTGTCTGGGGAGTCGGTAGTACCAAGCACAGTTGATGACATGTGTCAACCATCGGATCCGGAGAACAAAGTTGTTTATGCTATACATGATGGGAATGCAAAATTATCAAGACAACGTGAAGATTTTAACCAAACAGAGCAGGGACTCATGATCAATGCTGGTGGATTAAATAACATGCATCAAGTTAAAAGCGAAAATAATGTATATGGTTCACCAGTTGAAGCAAAGCATCACAAAATTAGTGTGGTGAAGAAGATTAAAGGTCTTAAGAGACCTGCAGATGAGTTGAATTCTGAAGCTTCTGCTGTTGGacaggaaaagaagaaaaagaaaaagaaaacagattTAAATTTACATCCTACCTTAGGCTTTCCAGAGAGAAATTCTACATTTGGGAAATCAGTTTCTGTAAAATCAACTGGAAAAGCTGTCTCAGTTGGTTTGGCTTCTAAAGATGATTTAACTGCAGAACAAGTGAAGGTAGATGTTAATGCCGATAATTCGATGCCCATGGATACCATAGGAAATTCTAGTTTAGCTTTGCCCCAACTTTTGGGTGATTTGCAGGCCCTTGCTTTGAACCCTTTTCATGGCATTGAAAGAAAGATCCCTGGAGCTGTTCAGCTGTTCTTTCTGCGATTCAGGTCTCTTGTTTACCGAAAAAGCTTGTTTGTATCTCCACCAACTGAGATTGAAACTCCTGAAATCCGCCTCACAAAATCTCCTACAAGTCTCAGGACATCTGACAGTCCTGATGAGTATGTCAAAGCTTCACCGATTGTAAAACCAGTGAAACATGTCATTCGGCCTGCTGAGCCCACAAAAGCAGGGCGGAAAAGGGCACCCTCTGATCGGCAAGAGGAAATTGCTGCCAAGAGGTTGAAGAAAATCAAAGATATAAAGGCACTAGCTTCAGAAAAGGCAGTGACCAATCAGAAAACTTCTGATGCCCGGCGAGAAGATGGCATGGAATCCTTTTCTCAGGCTCCATCCAAGGTAGTGAAACCAGACACAATGAAGAAAGTGAACACTCCAGCTAAGGCAGTTGAGCCCACAATGTTGATGATCAAATTTCCTCCTGAAACAACTCTTCCGTCTATTCCAGAGCTGAAAGCAAGGTTTGCTCGCTTTGGCCCAATGGATCCATCGGGTTTCCGTCAATTTTGGAACTCATCAACTTGTCGAGTTGTTTTCTTGCACAAGGCTGATGCACAAGCTGCCTATAAATACTCTTTTGGAAATCAATCCTTATTTGGAAGTGCGGGTGTAAGGTGTTTCCTTAGGGAATTTGGGGATCCTGCTCCGGAAGTGTCCGAAGCTGCAAAGGGTAAGGTAGATGATGGTGGAAGTGACATAGCTCGGGTGAAGGATCCCCCAGTGGTTCATCGCCTGGCATCAGCATCATCTATGCAACCACTTCCTCAGCCCATCCAGCTGAAGTCGTGCCTGAAGAAATCTACAGGTGATGAGTCGGGTGTGATTACGGGTAATGGAAGTAGTAGTAAAGGAAACTCTCGTGTAAAATTCATGTTAGGTGGGGAAGAAAGTAGTAAGGGAGACCAAATAATGGTGGGTAATAGAAACAAGTTCAACAATGCTAGCTTTGCTGATGCTGTTGCAACGGATTTTAATAGTAAGAATGTTCAAAAGATGACATTACAACCCCCGTTGCCTATTCTTCCTCTTCCTACACAGTTTTCGAAACCCCCTCAACATAATTTGCGTAATTCTGAATTGGCAATGGCACCCCGAATCAGTCCGAATTTTATTAACGTCACAGCATCAGCTACTGCAAGCACGGTTGATATATCACAGCAAATGATACACCTTTTGACTAGGTGCAGTGATGTTGTCACTAACTTGTCGGGTTTATTGGGCTATGTGCCTTACCATCCGCTCTGA